A window of Daphnia pulicaria isolate SC F1-1A chromosome 4, SC_F0-13Bv2, whole genome shotgun sequence genomic DNA:
CGAATCCGGCGCAGAACATATTGTTGGTGAGACGATAGAGAGGAAGGAAAAGTGTCCTCTTTCGACACTCTTCTGTCGAGACTAGAGGTAATTGCACTTGCTGCAGGGTGTCGGCTGTTATTGGCGAATCACAAATCAAGAAAGGAAATGGTTTAACAAACAATACCAATGAACAATAGCAATGCAACGGTTATGTTGTAATCCATTGTTCAAATAGCAGTAGGCGGATGCTTACGGAAAACGCGTCCTGTTTCGTAGAGTTGTCCCCATCCGACGACGGTGCAAAGTCTTCCGTCGCGGATGTCGGCCGTGGGTGGAGGCAGACACACCGGCCGGATGTAGTCGGTGAAGCGAACGGGTTCCTCCATGCGCAGGATGGAAATGTCATTGACAAAACCCGTGTCAATGTATCCGGGGTGGATGAAGATGTGCGAAATGACCCGCACCTGTTCGTGTGGCGACAGCAAATTCGATCCCCGACGAAGAGCTCCGAGTCTGGCCACCCAATGGTCATCTTGGGCACTGTAAAAGGCATCATTAATTTCTTATTACATCTCGGAGAATAAAGTCAAATAAATGGTTTTCCTTGAGTGTAAAAGAGTCACCGTGAGAATTATAATTGtgaataaaaaactaaaaacataTAAGGAAGCGGAATCGACTTACTGGTAGAAGCAATGACCGGCCGAAACGAGCCACTGCGACGAAATGAGGGTGGCGCCACATTGGAAATCTCCTTCCTTATAGAGGGCGGCTTGCCAGGGCCAGGCACCAGGGGTCGAATTCGCTCCACCCACGATCCTTCTCGAATATTCACAATTGCAAAAATGGCGTTGAAGCAATTTCGTCGACccgacaaaatttttaaaaatacaaaaatgaagGGCTCCGCTCACTAGTACATACCTTGCTCTGGTCGAGACCAACTGGGGCCGGACACCGCACTCGAGATCGCGGCAATGGACGTGAACGACTTGACGCTTGGAGCATTTACTTGTCGTGTAATCGAGCATGGAAGCTCTGGGTCTCGCCACCAATGCTCCGCTGTCTTGGTCCAAATTGTCGAGTGCCAACTGGTCGTCGAGGTTCTCGTACTCGTTATCCTCATTTCCCGATTCCACCAGCTCAAAATATGAGGAATCTTGACTCGATCTCGAAGAGTCCAGCTTCTTCTCGGCTCTCTCCAATCCGCTACTCAAATCAGCAAATTAAATTGGTTTTAATGTAGTTGGGTGTTTCCCTTATTAAgcgacaaaaccaaaaaaaaggagctgtGTGACTGGTAATGAATTCAAACTTTAGTGCGCAACAAGTTTCAGCTAGAAATTAACGTACTTTTTATGTATAAAGAACATGATTCAACTTTCAGAATTAAATGTTTAACAGACTGGTTTACATTTGGGAATTTCTGGcaaagaatcaaaatttctACACGTTCCAAAtagtttttagaaaaaacaacCAAGATGTAAAAAATATATGCTGGCCACTCACGTGAATGTCAGTTCTTTGCAAACAGCTTTTCCGAGGTCGTTCACTTGGAAAGATTGGCGGAGTTTTTCAACGGCGGTCTCAAAATTCTGCATGCAAAGTTTACCCCATCGGCCTTCTCGACGGACCATCAGATAACCTGTTTTATTGACGCGTGTGGAATATATAAATTGAGCAATCTTCCATTAACAGCGCTTTAAAGTGAAGGAACACATATCTGACACAATCAAACTATTTCAATATGAATagctgaaagagaaaaagtactATTACCTGAATTTGAATAGCTCATTTCTTCGGTGGAGTCCAAGTGGTGGGCTAAAGCGATGCAGTGCCGTTCGTCGTCTCCATTTGGGCAATCTGCATTGaagaaacatttcatttttaaaagccGAAATTCCATCCATGTTCCATCTCACGCACTTTTGAtttggaaagagaaaatgaaaagttaagGCCAAATGTTTTATACCTCGAAAGCCATTGCAAATCAAATTTCGATCGATGCACACTTTGCTGTTCGGGCAAATGTATTGGCCCGGACGGCACCACTCTGCAAAGGAAATTCAGACGCATAAGTTAATTTTAGTCGACGTCTGGACGACGATTAAATATTCAAGATCTTACCACACTGGTTCTCATCGGAATAATCCCAGCAATCGACAATGCCATCGCAAATTTTGCGTGACAGGAATTGTGCACGCAGAAAGTCGGAGCAAGTGCAATTCAGCTCGTCCGATCCGTCACGACAGTCGCTCATTTGATTGCATCGCGCCAGCGCCGACACGCATTCGCCGTTCGTACACCGAAACTGATCGTCGTCGCAATCTGTAATAGAATTTTGTTCGATGATTATTTTATTGGTTAAATTATGGCGGCCAATTTCTCaataaatcaaagaaaatattttagtgCCTTGTAAAGATATCCCAActgtgttttaaaaataaaaaaactaattgaagCATCAAGAAAGTAGTACTGTTAGAGACCTTGAtcgtaaaaataaaccaataaAGTAGAACAATTACGTTTTATAAGGTACAAAAAATATTCCACGCGCTGTCAGCCTCGTAATAATTCTACAAAGACTAAATTAAATGGAAACCCAAGAATCATAAATAACTTGTAGTTAACCATGAGCACGAGTGCTGGATATGGCCGTTGAACAAGTATGTCGACAGCAGGTGATCTTGAAAATACCCGCCATAATTTAGAATCGATCTCTTATTCTTAGCAAGAACCACTGTAAATGAATTAACAAAAAACCTATTTACCTGCAACTGCAGTCGTGAATTCCGTAGGCCAGTTGGTGACAACCTGTTGGATGTTTGGCCCCCCGCTTGTGGCAATCTCTGTCGACGTCGTGACGCCGGCGTCCTCATTCAAAGACGTGACTGAAGTAATAGCGGCCGGGGTGCTGACATTGGTACTAGTACTAGTACTAGTGCTAGTATTTGTGCTGGTTGAATTGCGTGTATTATGATAAAGGGCGTTCAAAATAGCCGGTCGAAAAGGCATGTGAGCCCAAGGTTTGAGCCGATCGTCATCCACTTTCTTATTGCTGGCCTTATTTTTCATGTCATTATTTTCCAGTTGCTCCTGCTCGGCCAATGTTAGGGACGGGGCGGCCCCGTCCACTTCCACCAGGGACGGCGATTCGCCAATGGTCAAATCCGCCAAGAGCTGCGACAGGACGTCATGGACACTTTGGCCTTGATTCAGTTTGAAGGTgtagatgggcgagttggtgtggctgctgctgctgctgctgcggtgtTTACTTATTATAGTCTCCTGGCCGGCGGCACCTTGAGGCGGTTTCAAGGTGCTGAACAAACCTTCGATCGGTAGGCGCGTGCCGGCCGAATTGTCCCGCTGTTGAGCCTTACTCACTTGGGGTCGGGCCACGGGTCGTCTCACCCGAGGGAAGAAATCCGTCAACGACTCGACTTGCGTCTGCCGATCCGCCAATTGCAATTCTCTCGGGTTCCGCGTGCTGCTGCCCGCCACTgccgacgatgacgacgacatCAAATCCAATTGAAAATTGTCCGGCAGAGATTTCTGCGAGCGGGGACTCTCGACCAATTTGAGCGGCTCTTTGCCCAGCGACAGCGAAGTTTGAACGTGAAATGATTGAGGCAAGACGACAGCCGAATCGGTGATGGCCGTCCGATTCATAGTGGACACGATGAAACCGGCCACGGACAAGGGCCCCATAGGtggtgctgctggtgctggtggtggtggtggtggcgagtCGGTTGAATTCTCTTCCCACGGTTTCGGCCGTAATATCGGCTGAACTCCCGTGTACGACACAGCTGTCGGTTTCACCGTGAAAAAGCGCGTGGGCGAGATGGGTCCCGCGGGCAACTCGGCATTCGTGGAATTATTAGCAGCTGCtgcctgctgttgctgttgctgttgctgttcctGCTGCCTGGTCTGAGCTAATTTGACGTTGTTGAGTTGCGAGTTGAACCACTGGAGGAAGTTGAATTTAGTCGGAGTCACTGGAGAAGTCGCTTCATCCGGCGAAGCTTCAGCCTCGCCGCTAGCCACGTCCTTCTCATTTTCGTTTGCGGCACTGGCGGAGATGACGCGGCGGTCGTGTTTGACGTTTGATTGTAAATCGGCCGTCTGCTTTTGACCTTCTTCTTCGACTTGGTATCCGGCCGGAGGTTCTTCTGCGTGATTTTCGAGGCCGATTTGGTAGATGTCGGGGTCGTCCTCGGGTGCGGGTTGATGATTTAGCAGCAGCGCGTCGTCTTCAGACTCGGCCGGGTGCGGAATCATCGAGGTCGGCCTCTGCTCCAGCTGGGCTCTGCCCGGTGGTTTCATGTTCACAATTAAAGGTTTCCATTCGCTGTCGTCGTAACTCAGTCGGGGATCTTGCGTCGGAATTACAAGCGAAGAATCGGCGGCAGCCGTCCGCCGGGTGGTCTCAGTCGATGAGATTCTGGGCGGAGTattagtggtggtggtggtggttgacgTCATCTCCGGAAGGGACGGCTCAGTGGTCGGCTCCAGACTTTTGTGGTTGCTCTTCTCACTGATGATGTCCACATCCGCGTCGGTGGTGAATAAACTCTCGTCTTCGGTGGTGTTGACGACATTTTCGTCGATGTCATCGGAAAATTCAATCGGATGAACAGCTTTGTTATGAATCGAATTTcccgcgtcgtcgtcgtctgc
This region includes:
- the LOC124338033 gene encoding uncharacterized protein LOC124338033 isoform X1, producing the protein MSSSSPSMSVMEMEESSDTSREDRKSRRHRPSAAQPKGRQITRNFAHPPPSPVGSLSYGAGMPGGVYVSGSPYSTSVRDQPVSGSIPAYSMWGSDSSQLYRPGSGGKDPKDKKQVCSTLLITTATLVVLAVLGIAAVAAYLGVMTNHSDGDKYEIEFDCSLRISRGDNFRLNLADPTSPQFRTKSDRYRRLIDSVYKASPLSESFRRCSVERFTNGSLVVHFRLFFDRRKIPVQIGETESSVRDVMVQEVMAVEPVAFKSVVVDIDTIKVHRHIPSPAMLSQSQRSRLQIADSVESEEADDDDAGNSIHNKAVHPIEFSDDIDENVVNTTEDESLFTTDADVDIISEKSNHKSLEPTTEPSLPEMTSTTTTTTNTPPRISSTETTRRTAAADSSLVIPTQDPRLSYDDSEWKPLIVNMKPPGRAQLEQRPTSMIPHPAESEDDALLLNHQPAPEDDPDIYQIGLENHAEEPPAGYQVEEEGQKQTADLQSNVKHDRRVISASAANENEKDVASGEAEASPDEATSPVTPTKFNFLQWFNSQLNNVKLAQTRQQEQQQQQQQQAAAANNSTNAELPAGPISPTRFFTVKPTAVSYTGVQPILRPKPWEENSTDSPPPPPPAPAAPPMGPLSVAGFIVSTMNRTAITDSAVVLPQSFHVQTSLSLGKEPLKLVESPRSQKSLPDNFQLDLMSSSSSAVAGSSTRNPRELQLADRQTQVESLTDFFPRVRRPVARPQVSKAQQRDNSAGTRLPIEGLFSTLKPPQGAAGQETIISKHRSSSSSSHTNSPIYTFKLNQGQSVHDVLSQLLADLTIGESPSLVEVDGAAPSLTLAEQEQLENNDMKNKASNKKVDDDRLKPWAHMPFRPAILNALYHNTRNSTSTNTSTSTSTSTNVSTPAAITSVTSLNEDAGVTTSTEIATSGGPNIQQVVTNWPTEFTTAVADCDDDQFRCTNGECVSALARCNQMSDCRDGSDELNCTCSDFLRAQFLSRKICDGIVDCWDYSDENQCEWCRPGQYICPNSKVCIDRNLICNGFRDCPNGDDERHCIALAHHLDSTEEMSYSNSGYLMVRREGRWGKLCMQNFETAVEKLRQSFQVNDLGKAVCKELTFTGLERAEKKLDSSRSSQDSSYFELVESGNEDNEYENLDDQLALDNLDQDSGALVARPRASMLDYTTSKCSKRQVVHVHCRDLECGVRPQLVSTRARRIVGGANSTPGAWPWQAALYKEGDFQCGATLISSQWLVSAGHCFYHAQDDHWVARLGALRRGSNLLSPHEQVRVISHIFIHPGYIDTGFVNDISILRMEEPVRFTDYIRPVCLPPPTADIRDGRLCTVVGWGQLYETGRVFPDTLQQVQLPLVSTEECRKRTLFLPLYRLTNNMFCAGFDRGGRDACLGDSGGPLMCEEPDGRWTLQGVTSNGYGCARANRPGVYTKVARYVTWIDQVVNGTYRSTRRPSLCTNGHRCLLGQCLPKSHVCNGIVECSDGSDERNCTPVTL
- the LOC124338033 gene encoding uncharacterized protein LOC124338033 isoform X2 encodes the protein MSSSSPSMSVMEMEESSDTSREDRKSRRHRPSAAQPKGRQITRNFAHPPPSPVGSLSYGAGMPGGVYVSGSPYSTSVRDQPVSGSIPAYSMWGSDSSQLYRPGSGGKDPKDKKQVCSTLLITTATLVVLAVLGIAAVAAYLGVMTNHSDGDKYEIEFDCSLRISRGDNFRLNLADPTSPQFRTKSDRYRRLIDSVYKASPLSESFRRCSVERFTNGSLVVHFRLFFDRRKIPVQIGETESSVRDVMVQEVMAVEPVAFKSVVVDIDTIKVHRHIPSPAMLSQSQRSRLQIADSVESEEADDDDAGNSIHNKAVHPIEFSDDIDENVVNTTEDESLFTTDADVDIISEKSNHKSLEPTTEPSLPEMTSTTTTTTNTPPRISSTETTRRTAAADSSLVIPTQDPRLSYDDSEWKPLIVNMKPPGRAQLEQRPTSMIPHPAESEDDALLLNHQPAPEDDPDIYQIGLENHAEEPPAGYQVEEEGQKQTADLQSNVKHDRRVISASAANENEKDVASGEAEASPDEATSPVTPTKFNFLQWFNSQLNNVKLAQTRQQEQQQQQQQQAAAANNSTNAELPAGPISPTRFFTVKPTAVSYTGVQPILRPKPWEENSTDSPPPPPPAPAAPPMGPLSVAGFIVSTMNRTAITDSAVVLPQSFHVQTSLSLGKEPLKLVESPRSQKSLPDNFQLDLMSSSSSAVAGSSTRNPRELQLADRQTQVESLTDFFPRVRRPVARPQVSKAQQRDNSAGTRLPIEGLFSTLKPPQGAAGQETIISKHRSSSSSSHTNSPIYTFKLNQGQSVHDVLSQLLADLTIGESPSLVEVDGAAPSLTLAEQEQLENNDMKNKASNKKVDDDRLKPWAHMPFRPAILNALYHNTRNSTSTNTSTSTSTSTNVSTPAAITSVTSLNEDAGVTTSTEIATSGGPNIQQVVTNWPTEFTTAVADCDDDQFRCTNGECVSALARCNQMSDCRDGSDELNCTCSDFLRAQFLSRKICDGIVDCWDYSDENQCEWCRPGQYICPNSKVCIDRNLICNGFRDCPNGDDERHCIALAHHLDSTEEMSYSNSGYLMVRREGRWGKLCMQNFETAVEKLRQSFQVNDLGKAVCKELTFTGLERAEKKLDSSRSSQDSSYFELVESGNEDNEYENLDDQLALDNLDQDSGALVARPRASMLDYTTSKCSKRQVVHVHCRDLECGVRPQLVSTRARIVGGANSTPGAWPWQAALYKEGDFQCGATLISSQWLVSAGHCFYHAQDDHWVARLGALRRGSNLLSPHEQVRVISHIFIHPGYIDTGFVNDISILRMEEPVRFTDYIRPVCLPPPTADIRDGRLCTVVGWGQLYETGRVFPDTLQQVQLPLVSTEECRKRTLFLPLYRLTNNMFCAGFDRGGRDACLGDSGGPLMCEEPDGRWTLQGVTSNGYGCARANRPGVYTKVARYVTWIDQVVNGTYRSTRRPSLCTNGHRCLLGQCLPKSHVCNGIVECSDGSDERNCTPVTL